A segment of the Candidatus Pelagisphaera phototrophica genome:
CATGCTCTGGTTCTGTGGGCTGTGGGGGGTTTTGGTTTACCTTCCAGTGTGCCACATGATTTGGGGAGGTGCCGGTGGCTATCTGGCGGACATGGGTGTCATCGATTTTGCAGGTGGACTGGTTGTTCACATCACGGCAGGCGTCGGAGCGCTACTTGCCTGTATCATGGTTGGCAAGCGTTGCGATTACCCGAAAGGGCAGATACTGCCTCACAATCTAGCCATGACAGTTACCGGAGCCGGCATGCTGTGGGTTGGCTGGTTCGGATTTAACGGGGGCAGCGCGCTTGGAGCAAATGGAGATGCCGCTATGGCGATTCTAGTGACTCACCTATCTGCATCTAGTGCAACTCTGGGATGGATGGCCATCGAATGGATGAGGAATGGCAAGCCCAGTTTACTTGGCGCGGCAACCGGTTCTATCGCTGGATTGGCAGCGATTACGCCCGCTAGCGGTTCGGTCGGCCCATTGGGAGCTGTCGTAATCGGCATTTGCTCTGCGATCTTGTGCTATTGGATGTGTACCAAAATTAAAAGCAAGTTTCAGTACGATGACTCGCTCGATGTTTTTGGCGTACACGGTGTGGGTGGATTTGTCGGGACACTACTGGTTGCCGTATTTGGAGCTCCTGCTCTTGGTGGAAAGGTCGAAGGTTTGGAAATAGGGAAGCAGCTCGGTGTACAGGCTTTCGCAGTCTTGATCGTCGCCTTATTCACGCTTGTTATTAGCTACATTATTCTCAAGGGAATCCAGTCAACGATTGGATTGAGAGTCGAGGAACAGGATGAGGTTACTGGCCTCGACTTAAGCTCGCATGGAGAAACTGGATACAACGACTAGCTTTAGTCCAGGGAAGCAGCGAGAAGTCGAATTGTTTGGAAGCCTGTTTTGCCCCTAGACAAAGCAGGCCACCCGTTTTTTTGAGGAGAAAGGCATTTCCTTTGATTACAAAGAAGTACCCATGATTCTTGGATTGAAATTACCTTTGTAAAACTACTTGGAAATGAAACGCCGTTCGAATGGATTGAAAACGGTACCTCAAATCTTCATATCCGGTGACTACTATGGCGACGAAGAGCGGTTTTTTGCGGACGATCGCGATGGCCTACTCGACGCGGCTCTGCGAGGTGAGCCCTTTGCAGGATAGCAGTCGATTGGTGCATAAAAAAACGGCGTCGCGAGTTACGACACCGTTTATGAATTTGATTTTTTAAATACGACTAGGAAGTAGAAACTTCTGAAATCGTCTTTAGAACCCGAGAACAAATCTGATAGGGGTCGCCTTGTGAGTTGGGACGACGGTCTTCTAAATAGCCCTGATACTTGTCGTCCGCGACAAAGGCGTGCGGTACGCGAATCGAAGCACCACGGTCAGCAATGCCCCAAGAGAACTTGTCGATAGACTGTGTCTCATGAAGACCGGTCAAGCGCATGTGATTGTCGGGACCATAGGCCGCAATGTGCTCTTCCTTGTTCTTCTCAAACGCATCCATGAGAGCGAGGAAGTAGTCCTTGCCGCCCACTTCACGCAGGTGTTTGGTCGAGAAGTTACAATGCATACCAGAGCCATTCCAGTCGCCTTGGAAGGGTTTACAGTGATACTCAACGGTTACTTCGTATTTCTCAGTCAAACACTGAAGAAGATAGCGAGCCACCCAGATGTCATCAGCACAGTTTTTAGAACCCTTGGCGAAAACTTGGAATTCCCACTGGCCTTTCGCAACTTCAGCGTTGATCCCTTCGTGGTTGATCCCAGCGGCCAGACATAGCTCTAGATGCTCATCAACAATTTCACGAGCAATCCCACCAACGTTTTGATATCCAACTCCAGTATAGTATTCGCCTTGTGGATCCGGGTAGCCAGACTCAGGCCAGCCTAGGGGACGTCCATCTTCAAAAAGAAAGTACTCTTGCTCTAGTCCGAACCAAGCGTCTTCGTCATCAATAATCGATGCGCGATGGTTGCTTGGATGAGGATCGCCGTTGGGAAGCATCACTTCGCACATGACGATGAAGGCATTATTACGTCCGGCATCCGGATAGAGCTTAACGGGTTTCAGCATGCAGTCGGAATCGCTACCGTCAGCCTGCTGCGTCGAGCTACCGTCGAATCCCCACATAGGGCAATCGTCGAGAGAATTTGGCGCTTCAGAAGCGATACGCGTTTTTCCGCGTAAATTAGGAACGGGCGTGTAGCCATCTAGCCATATGTATTCGAGCTTGTATTTAGCCATAATTATTGTCGTTACTTATTAAGGGTTTGATTGTCCTGACGGTGTTAAACGAACTTCAGGAGCAGGCTGCCAAAAATGGAACAGGGTACGAAATGAGCAAAAGATGTGCCGACATTCAACAAATTTTCGAACTAATTGATAATTTATGGAAATCGCTCATTTTCGCTCTCCCGAACGCTCAAAATAGATCATGCGAGAGATTAAAGATACACAGCGTGCTACGGTTCGGATAGGATATGACGGTCGCGTTCACAAAACCTTCCGTGGACAGGATGCCACAGATCGGTACACTAATGAAGTGAGAGTCCTGCAGTACCTCGAAGAAAAGGGGTGTACCTTCGTCCCAAGACTTCTTAAATGGGATGAAGAGGACCTGAGTCTCGTTACCACAAATTGCGGTTCACGTGTTGAGGATTCGATCAGCGATACAAGAACGACCGAACTTTACAAAGAGCTTGAACGCGACTTTGGCGTGCGGCACGAGGATCCCTTTGCCCGTAACATCACGTATGATCCCAGGCTCGGCCGATTTTGTATAATCGATTTTGAATACGCTGTGATCCTTGAAAAGGGGGAGGGGCTTTTGCAGCCCGAATCCAGAACTGACCATGAGCGAAAACGATAGCCAATCGAATGAAATCTCAGTCGGCTGGAATGGAATTACCGACGTCGGTCGATTTAGGACCAACAACGAAGACGCCTTTCTCGCCCTAAATATTGATGCTCAGGAAGTTCGATACTTAGGCAAGGATGGTTCCGCATCCATGGATGGAGATGACTTCATCTTCGCAGTTAGTGACGGCATGGGCGGGGCGAACGCCGGAGAGTTCGCCAGCAAGATCGCGGTCGACAAAATTACGGAGTTGCTGCCCAAGACGTTTCATCTGGGAGCCATGGGGCTTGATCGGAGATGCGGTCAGATCTTGTCGGAGCTCTTCAGTCGTATCCACGAGGAGATGGTGCAAATGGGTACCTACTACGAAGAATGCCGAGGTATGGGCGCGACCTTGAGTCTTTGCTGGCTGACGCCTTCGGTCATGCATTTTGGCCACGTAGGAGACAGCCGAATCTACTATTTGCCGAAAGAAGGTGAATTCACGCAAATCACCGAGGACCATACACATGTAGGCTATCTTTTTCGGCAGGGAAAAATTACAGAATACGAAGCGAGAACGAGAAGGGATCGAAATATTCTAGACCAGGCTCTGGGTGGAAACATTCAGCGACTAGATCCACAGATCGGCTCAGTGGTTTACTCTCCGGGTGATAGGTTTGTCCTTTGCACTGACGGGGTTACGGACGGCATATCGAATCGTCGCATCCATTCACTCGTAGCGTTTCCTCCTTCTAATATGGAATCCTTGAATCCTGCGGAACGCTTGGTGTACGATGCCAAAGAGGAAAGCGGGTGCGATAATCTGACCTGCTTAGTCCTTACCCTCGAGTAGGATACTGAGTGTGACGAGCAATTCGTAGGATTGAGAAATGCTCGGCTGGTTCTAGAATTGAGCATGTGCGCCCAATAACTACTTTACAATCATCTGGTCTACGGACTTGCCCGCAGGAATCATTGGGAGGACATGTTCCGTGTACGGAGTGATCACATCAAGCAGGAAGGCTTCGTCGCTATCCAGCATTTCCTGGACGGCATCCCTCAACTCCTCTTTTTTGTGAACACGTCGAGCAGGGAGGCCGAAGCCGTTGGCGATTTGCACGTAATTCGGATATAGGCCACCTAGGTTCTCGGGTGAACCGATGTTAGTCTCGTCGCCGAGGATAGTGTTACCCCGAACACTTTCATAAAACCGGTCTTCCCACTGCATGACCATGCCGAGATGCTGATTGTTTAGAATCATAGCCTTGGCAGCGATTTTTTCGATCTTAGCAGTAGCCAGTTCCTGAACGTTCATGACGAAGGAGCCATCCCCGTCGATATCGATCACTTGCTTGTCGGGGCAAGCGACCTTCGCTCCAAGAGCAGCAGGGTACCCGTATCCCATCGATCCAAGGCCTAGCGACGATATATGGTGGCGGGGATATTTGAAATCATAGTACTGAGCGGCCCACATTTGGTGCTGGCCGACGCCTGTTGAAATAATCGCTTCGCCATTGGTAAGTTCGTACAATACCCGAATCGCTTCCTGACCCAAAATATGAGGGCTCTCTTCGTAGGAGAAAGGAAACTCTTTCTTCCAGTCTTGGATTTGCTCTACCCATTGGCCAAAATCAGGCTTTTTGAAATCGGCCTGGTCCATGAGCTCGACCATCCGACCCATGGCATGGGCGATATCTCCCGTAATGGGGTGATGCACAATTTTGTTCTTGTTGTGCTCAGACGCATCTATGTCAATATGGACAATTTCAGCTTGTGGTGCAAACTTGGATACGTCGCCAGTGATGCGATCGTCAAATCGGACACCGAAGGCGAGTAGCAAGTCGCAGTTATGGACCGCCAGATTTCCGTAGGCGGAACCATGCATCCCAAACCACTTGGTTGAAAGCAGATGGGTTTCAGGAAAGGCGCCGACCCCCATCAGGGTGGACGAGCAAGGTACTCCTGTTTTCTCAATAAAGGCTCCCAATTCATCGTACGCCTCGGCCGCGACAATTCCACCTCCATAGTAAACCATCGGGCGTTTGGCCTCTTCAATGAGATGGAGAATATTCTTCAACTGCCGATCCGTGGCGTAAGTCGGCAGCTTGGAATCGAGAAGGGTGATCTCTCCCGGCCATTCCGGTACGATCATATTCTGCTGAACATCCTTGGGAATGTCGACAACGACAGGACCGGGTCGGCCCGTAGTGGCCACTTTGAAAGCCTCTTTAACCGTGTAAGCGAGGTCCTTGATATCCATGACCAAGTAGCTGTGCTTGACCACAGGAAGCGTCATTCCAAAGAAATCAGTTTCCTGGAATGCGGCTTTGCCGATGAACTTCGTATAAACTTGGCCGGTAATGCAGACGAGGGGCGTGCTGTCCATAAAGGCGTCCGCGATCGCCGTCATCAGATTAGTGGCCCCAGGACCGCTAGTCGCCATGCATACTCCCGGTTTGCCCGTTGCTCGTGCATATCCCTCAGCGGCGAACGATCCGCCTTGCTCGTGGCGGGGGAGAATCGTGCGGATCCGGTCCTTCGCTTTTGCGAGCGACTGATGCATCTCCATGGATGCGCCTCCCGGATAGGCGAAAATGTCGGTGACCCCTTCTCTGATCAGAGATTCGACTAGGATGTCGGCTCCATTCACTTCTTGGGTGGCTTGAGAAGGCTTCTTAACGTCTGTGGTTGCACTCATCGTAAGTTGATTTTTGGCGAAATAAAGGAGTCCAGGCTTAGCCCTGGCAAGTAGGTTTCGCAGTTTCTCTAAAAGTTTGCTGGGATTTTATATTTCCTCTCAGGAAGCGGCCTCGTTAATGTCGATTACTTTCCCATCATTTAACTCTCCAAGAGTGCGATAACGGGCGTATCGCTTTTCCAGGAGCTGATCCTTCGTGAGTTTCACGAGCTCGGCCAAGTGGCTCCGAACGGCTTTACCCACGGAATTCGCTGCTTCCTCTGGAGAGTTTTGGGCCCCGCCCATGGGTTCTTCGATGACGTCGTCGACGACTCCTAGACGCTTGAGAAGCGCCTGATCGCCTAACCTCAATGCGGAGGCGGCTTTGGATGCCTGAGAACGATCCTTCCATAGAATGGCAGAACAGCTTTCCGGTGAAATTACGGAGTAATACGCGTTTTCGAGGATCAGAACCCGATCTCCGACTGCGATACCAAGAGCACCACCCGATCCGCCTTCGCCAACCACTACTGTGACTATGGGCACCTCCATCTGGCTCATCTCACGGATATTGACGGCAATGGCCTCCGCTACATGGCGTTCCTCCGAACCCACGCCAGGGTAGGCCCCGGGTGTATCGACCCATGTGATGATGGGAAGGCCGAATTTCTCTGCCAGCTTCATGAGACGCAGTGCTTTACGATACCCTTCGGGATTCGGCATTCCGAAATTTCGGAGGATGTTCTCCTTCGTATTGCGGCCTTTTTGCTGGGCAATGATCATGACAGCCTTGCCGTCAAGGAATGCCGTACCGCCTAGAATCGATTTGTCGTCCCTGAATTGACGATCCCCATGCATTTCCCGGAAGCCCTCGAAAATGGAGTTCACATAATCCAGAGAATACGGCCGCAAGGGATGGCGGGCGAGCTGGACCCTTTGCCAAGACGAGAGGTTCGAATAGATCGAACGCTTGGTTTGCTCGATTTTCGCCTCGATCGCGCTAATTTCGTTCGATACGTCGATGTGGTTCTCTTCTGACAACTGATGCAGGGCATCAAGCTGCTTGATCAGACCGCGAAGCGGCTTTTCAAAGTCGAGAGCATATTTCATGTCCATAGGCCTGAATCGTGAAAAGTGGCGGAATATGTGAGTGAGAAGTTGAAAGTCGAGGTTAAAGGGCGCGTCTGAAATTGGGCTTTATCCGGTGACATCCAAGCCGGTTTTTGCCTGATCCGGATTCTTGAGCTGTTCTTTCCAATCGGCTATTTTCGCCTGAGCTCCAAAATGCTCAGCCTTTTCCTTTGAGCCTAGCTCGAGCCAAATACGTGAAAGGCTAGTGTTGATAAAGAGGTCGTCTGGATCAAGGGCGTGGGCCTTTTCGGCAGCCTGAAGCGCTTCTGCGTATTGTTTTTCGGAATAGCGTATCTCGCACAGGGCATGCCAGGCAGCGAAACACTCAGGATGCGATTCCAGCAGGTTCTCCAGCTTTGAAATGGCGATGGGGGCGTCGCCCATCGTGAAATCGAAGGTGGCGTCTTCTATTGCGCTTTGGGTTTCTTCTGAATCTGGCATTGGTCTGGAAATCGGATTCCCCCGCATTTCTGACGGTTAAGATAGGCGAACGTTCAAGAATTGTCTAGTCAAGGTGTGCGAAAATCAGAGAATTAGCATCGCGTCCCCGTAGCTTAAAAACCGATAGTCGTGGGCCAGGGCCTCTTTGTAAATATCTTTTAACCAAGCAATTCCTTCAGTGGAACCCGGTTTAAGAAAGGCGGAGGCCAGGCAAAGTAGAGTCGATTTCGGCAGGTGGAAATTTGTGATAAGCGCATCGACTCCTAGGAATGCGCATGGGGGATAGAGAAATAGGGCCGCTTCCCCTGTGAAAACAGGGCTTTGGACCGTGCCGCATTTTCGCAGGTAATCCTCGACGCTACGCACGCTCGTGGTCCCGATGCAAATGCGGCGCTCGCCCCCTTCTGGAGCCTCCCGCAAGGCTTTTTGAGCGGATTCCGGGATCTCATAGATCTCCCGATGGATCTGGTGGGACTCAACGGAGCCTTCGTCCAGTGGTTTGAACGTTCCCATTCCGACGTGCAGTGTAAGGTCGTGGAATTGACCTCCCAGGCCCTCTATCGATTTGACGAGTGCCGGCGTAAAGTGCAGGCCGGCGGTAGGGGCCGCTGCGGCGACCGTCTTTTCGGACTTTGCATAGACTGTCTGATATCGGTCTCTGTCGGATCGGTCCCTTGGATCATTCTTTTCCCGATCGATGTAGGGGGGGAGCGGCATTTTGCCAAGATTCTCGGCCATGCTTGCGACGGATCCCTCATTTTTCATGCTGAAACTCACGCGATACTCAGCCTGTGCATTTTTCTCAAGCACGGTGGCATCCAATTCGTTTTCAACGGAAAAAACGGCACCCTCAGGAAGTTTTTTTCCCGGCTTTAGGAGACACCACCATTGCTCATTTGAAGTCTTGTTCGAATCTGATGAGGCCTTTCCTGCAGGACGAAGAAGCAGGCATTCGACTCGGCCTCCCGTTGGTCGACGGGCGAAGATTCGGGCGGGAAGCACTTTGGCGGTATTTCGAAAAAACAAGTCCGTGGGTTTAGTATAGTCCAGTAGGTCCCGGAACTTTCGATGTTCAATCGTCTGGCTAGACCGATGTACTACAAGAAGGCGGGACTCGTCACGAGCCGGAAGCGGTTCTTGGGCGATCCGGTCAGGTGGTAGTTCGTAGTCAAATAGGGCAGCGTCCATACGAAAGCCCGCGAGTGTTTCATACCCCAATTCGGTGTCGAGCGATTATTGAATTCGGCCCTCTTAAACTCCGAGACAATCCGAGTTGGCGGAGTTAGATCGGGAAGAGGGTCGAGCCCATCTCACAAAGACGGGAAGTGGCTCGCACTGATAGAGGGTGTCGAGCACTTGTGGAATAGGTCTTTCATTTTCGAAAAAAGCCCTTGATCTTTGTTTTAAATGCATAACTCTAGTCGCCCTTTTAAGGGCTACGGTAGGATACTCAAGTGGCCAACGAGGGGAGACTGTAAATCTCCTGGGGCAACCCTACACAGGTTCGAATCCTGTTCCTACCACCATCATTCGCGGAGGCTACGGATAGCACGCCTTCTAGAACAAAGCTGTCCGATTCTGGGTAGACTCCGCAGGAACAGGATGAGATCCGAAAAGGCTCGCCGAAGCGGAGCGGAGATGGGGCTCGCGAAGCGAGAGTTCGAAGGACTTTGAGAGGATCGAAAACCAATCCTGTTTCGATTGAGCACAGTCAATCATTGTCATCAGCAGGTAGGGCTGACTATCCCTAGTCAACCGGGCCCGCCG
Coding sequences within it:
- a CDS encoding ammonium transporter, producing the protein MFLTRRNLLGGALLLPILFPALAQGQGLSSINTGDTAWILTSSALVLFMTIPGLALFYAGLVRGRNVLSVLMHCFVLTAFMSVIWLFVGYSMAFSTAGMEEGKVGWNAFVGGFDKSFLNGVAADSEWGTIPEPLFAMFQMTFFVITPALMVGAFAERMKFSAMLWFCGLWGVLVYLPVCHMIWGGAGGYLADMGVIDFAGGLVVHITAGVGALLACIMVGKRCDYPKGQILPHNLAMTVTGAGMLWVGWFGFNGGSALGANGDAAMAILVTHLSASSATLGWMAIEWMRNGKPSLLGAATGSIAGLAAITPASGSVGPLGAVVIGICSAILCYWMCTKIKSKFQYDDSLDVFGVHGVGGFVGTLLVAVFGAPALGGKVEGLEIGKQLGVQAFAVLIVALFTLVISYIILKGIQSTIGLRVEEQDEVTGLDLSSHGETGYND
- a CDS encoding glutamine synthetase beta-grasp domain-containing protein, producing MAKYKLEYIWLDGYTPVPNLRGKTRIASEAPNSLDDCPMWGFDGSSTQQADGSDSDCMLKPVKLYPDAGRNNAFIVMCEVMLPNGDPHPSNHRASIIDDEDAWFGLEQEYFLFEDGRPLGWPESGYPDPQGEYYTGVGYQNVGGIAREIVDEHLELCLAAGINHEGINAEVAKGQWEFQVFAKGSKNCADDIWVARYLLQCLTEKYEVTVEYHCKPFQGDWNGSGMHCNFSTKHLREVGGKDYFLALMDAFEKNKEEHIAAYGPDNHMRLTGLHETQSIDKFSWGIADRGASIRVPHAFVADDKYQGYLEDRRPNSQGDPYQICSRVLKTISEVSTS
- a CDS encoding serine/threonine protein phosphatase: MREIKDTQRATVRIGYDGRVHKTFRGQDATDRYTNEVRVLQYLEEKGCTFVPRLLKWDEEDLSLVTTNCGSRVEDSISDTRTTELYKELERDFGVRHEDPFARNITYDPRLGRFCIIDFEYAVILEKGEGLLQPESRTDHERKR
- a CDS encoding PP2C family protein-serine/threonine phosphatase, with amino-acid sequence MSENDSQSNEISVGWNGITDVGRFRTNNEDAFLALNIDAQEVRYLGKDGSASMDGDDFIFAVSDGMGGANAGEFASKIAVDKITELLPKTFHLGAMGLDRRCGQILSELFSRIHEEMVQMGTYYEECRGMGATLSLCWLTPSVMHFGHVGDSRIYYLPKEGEFTQITEDHTHVGYLFRQGKITEYEARTRRDRNILDQALGGNIQRLDPQIGSVVYSPGDRFVLCTDGVTDGISNRRIHSLVAFPPSNMESLNPAERLVYDAKEESGCDNLTCLVLTLE
- the ilvB gene encoding biosynthetic-type acetolactate synthase large subunit codes for the protein MSATTDVKKPSQATQEVNGADILVESLIREGVTDIFAYPGGASMEMHQSLAKAKDRIRTILPRHEQGGSFAAEGYARATGKPGVCMATSGPGATNLMTAIADAFMDSTPLVCITGQVYTKFIGKAAFQETDFFGMTLPVVKHSYLVMDIKDLAYTVKEAFKVATTGRPGPVVVDIPKDVQQNMIVPEWPGEITLLDSKLPTYATDRQLKNILHLIEEAKRPMVYYGGGIVAAEAYDELGAFIEKTGVPCSSTLMGVGAFPETHLLSTKWFGMHGSAYGNLAVHNCDLLLAFGVRFDDRITGDVSKFAPQAEIVHIDIDASEHNKNKIVHHPITGDIAHAMGRMVELMDQADFKKPDFGQWVEQIQDWKKEFPFSYEESPHILGQEAIRVLYELTNGEAIISTGVGQHQMWAAQYYDFKYPRHHISSLGLGSMGYGYPAALGAKVACPDKQVIDIDGDGSFVMNVQELATAKIEKIAAKAMILNNQHLGMVMQWEDRFYESVRGNTILGDETNIGSPENLGGLYPNYVQIANGFGLPARRVHKKEELRDAVQEMLDSDEAFLLDVITPYTEHVLPMIPAGKSVDQMIVK
- a CDS encoding acetyl-CoA carboxylase carboxyltransferase subunit alpha, whose product is MDMKYALDFEKPLRGLIKQLDALHQLSEENHIDVSNEISAIEAKIEQTKRSIYSNLSSWQRVQLARHPLRPYSLDYVNSIFEGFREMHGDRQFRDDKSILGGTAFLDGKAVMIIAQQKGRNTKENILRNFGMPNPEGYRKALRLMKLAEKFGLPIITWVDTPGAYPGVGSEERHVAEAIAVNIREMSQMEVPIVTVVVGEGGSGGALGIAVGDRVLILENAYYSVISPESCSAILWKDRSQASKAASALRLGDQALLKRLGVVDDVIEEPMGGAQNSPEEAANSVGKAVRSHLAELVKLTKDQLLEKRYARYRTLGELNDGKVIDINEAAS
- a CDS encoding tetratricopeptide repeat protein; this translates as MPDSEETQSAIEDATFDFTMGDAPIAISKLENLLESHPECFAAWHALCEIRYSEKQYAEALQAAEKAHALDPDDLFINTSLSRIWLELGSKEKAEHFGAQAKIADWKEQLKNPDQAKTGLDVTG
- the queA gene encoding tRNA preQ1(34) S-adenosylmethionine ribosyltransferase-isomerase QueA encodes the protein MDAALFDYELPPDRIAQEPLPARDESRLLVVHRSSQTIEHRKFRDLLDYTKPTDLFFRNTAKVLPARIFARRPTGGRVECLLLRPAGKASSDSNKTSNEQWWCLLKPGKKLPEGAVFSVENELDATVLEKNAQAEYRVSFSMKNEGSVASMAENLGKMPLPPYIDREKNDPRDRSDRDRYQTVYAKSEKTVAAAAPTAGLHFTPALVKSIEGLGGQFHDLTLHVGMGTFKPLDEGSVESHQIHREIYEIPESAQKALREAPEGGERRICIGTTSVRSVEDYLRKCGTVQSPVFTGEAALFLYPPCAFLGVDALITNFHLPKSTLLCLASAFLKPGSTEGIAWLKDIYKEALAHDYRFLSYGDAMLIL